In Geminocystis sp. NIES-3709, a single genomic region encodes these proteins:
- a CDS encoding DUF3146 family protein → MSLPETIVEVAITSQCWQKGQIEGQVKAGSYEWYFRWYFLQGKLSVNPTLGRSLIQEPLSRFLERYDYQLEVGGDYQFYLRTKL, encoded by the coding sequence ATGTCATTACCAGAAACGATCGTAGAAGTAGCCATTACCAGTCAATGTTGGCAAAAAGGACAAATTGAAGGACAAGTAAAAGCCGGTAGTTATGAATGGTATTTTCGCTGGTATTTTCTTCAAGGTAAACTATCTGTTAACCCCACTCTTGGAAGAAGTTTAATACAAGAACCTTTATCTCGTTTTTTAGAAAGATATGATTATCAATTAGAAGTAGGAGGAGATTATCAATTTTACTTGAGAACAAAACTTTAG
- a CDS encoding pentapeptide repeat-containing protein, whose product MNKSIIIISTFLTCLMFPSSVRSENIDHLNQLLKTKQCENCDLNNVGLVMSDLSGANLRGANLVGANLSRSNLTGADLSGANLTGASFHGANLSGANLSGAIVNSSDFRNAYVEGIILENTDISTAYIQGVTGIPATAGSAEQFYLWGISEDKKGNYQKAINYYNRSIELNPDFAHAYLSRAVIKSRYGLTDTALEDAQKAEELFKQQENSDGYALSNRFIQLVKARTEAEAQEEGNTGSPQFVQIFNSVVPLLFKLFIP is encoded by the coding sequence ATGAATAAATCTATTATTATTATTTCTACTTTCTTGACTTGTCTTATGTTTCCTTCCTCTGTCAGAAGCGAAAATATAGATCATTTAAACCAATTATTAAAAACAAAACAATGCGAAAATTGTGACTTAAATAATGTTGGTTTAGTGATGAGTGATTTAAGTGGTGCTAACTTACGAGGTGCGAATTTAGTGGGAGCTAATTTAAGTCGATCGAATTTGACGGGGGCAGATTTAAGCGGTGCTAATTTAACGGGGGCTTCTTTTCATGGTGCAAATCTCTCTGGTGCAAATCTCTCTGGTGCAATAGTCAATAGTAGTGATTTTAGAAATGCTTATGTGGAAGGAATTATCTTAGAAAATACAGACATTTCTACTGCCTATATACAGGGAGTTACTGGTATTCCTGCCACCGCAGGTAGTGCAGAACAATTTTATCTGTGGGGCATTTCAGAAGATAAAAAAGGGAATTATCAAAAGGCGATTAATTATTACAATCGATCGATCGAGCTTAATCCAGATTTTGCTCATGCTTATTTAAGTCGAGCAGTGATTAAATCACGTTATGGACTAACAGACACAGCCCTTGAAGATGCACAAAAGGCAGAAGAATTATTTAAACAACAAGAAAACTCAGACGGTTATGCATTGTCAAATCGTTTTATCCAATTAGTCAAAGCTCGTACAGAAGCAGAAGCCCAAGAGGAAGGAAATACAGGTAGTCCTCAATTTGTACAAATATTTAACTCTGTTGTACCTTTATTATTTAAGCTGTTTATTCCTTAA
- a CDS encoding glycosyltransferase: MKVLIADFDLFFKIGGGQTFYRQIIEKNPNIDFYYLIEQENINNLRPKNAHGISYKPIYQVHDLNNYINVTPPRWAYRSFTFASNIANSVAGYEFDVVDAPDYEQYTLFLRPALEYHGVKCNKIALSMHGKISTTLQLDWFGSTEVNIPLDLEEKMQFKTADIRYGISKSYIKEWLDLVNLETNYFNPLHFIDLPQSQKLQNHHQKPNLYFIGRTEKRKGADIFIDLVWWLSPNNYHHASIIGPHSYSEFGDSSESLLRSMIDKRLININIEKPKNRQELTQIFAQPAITFLPSRYDTLNLLALESLFSGCPTAIGSGAGVCQFLEENFPQLPWIKIDVNNTYNCLPKLTEVLENYSDYREKLHQALLTININTNDPNLSQIYQTESNKDQDVSTELKQWYSQLISYWRSRSENKNYLKTIPSKIINQVIKPPFKKIKGKLTRYAEDTRSSQLIKSPFIASQYHKVFTLSEQTELEIEKKLHQVWNLAETFEPEAKGIKGKIQSAFRIDRVRVWREIARLERMRNNDLVAATYYLRSMRALGSDKFNELPYVIKTLEEKGFKPEAKTAEAMFKDIHQQTEKCLNILNETYQNNLKYYPEEYEFLDERRDNDNYLVSVIVSLYNASDKLPLFLQVLAEQTLIKKGQVEIILVDSGSPDREYQVFQQLQSELNLPIVYLRSHNRETIQKAWNRGILLARSRYITFLGVDETILPECLEVLAHELDENSDIDWVISHSLVTNVDLQGNHVNDIMLYNRANYDQNLVYLDTCYLSLVGGLYRKNIHERFGYYDSSYRGAGDTEFKNRVLPHIKTKMVNRVLGLFWNYPDARTTQSPMAEVEDIRAWYLHRTLGGIKYAFSNKNPEEVEQFLYKTLAYRKSYCNHISSDLEYSYNLARFLKEIKPSLSLLQLKPSIDELFLAYQQLDWIEDLTTFSTGKVLWQTQKLGEKITNLHCQIASKLGSINFNPNYDIFHDNRHEQHANLWKTE; the protein is encoded by the coding sequence ATGAAAGTATTAATCGCTGATTTTGATTTATTTTTCAAAATAGGAGGAGGGCAAACTTTTTATCGTCAAATTATTGAAAAAAACCCAAACATTGATTTTTACTATCTCATTGAACAGGAAAACATTAATAATCTACGCCCCAAGAATGCTCATGGTATCTCTTATAAGCCAATTTATCAAGTCCATGATCTCAACAATTATATAAATGTAACTCCTCCTCGTTGGGCTTATCGTTCTTTTACCTTCGCTAGTAATATTGCCAATTCTGTTGCTGGTTATGAGTTTGATGTGGTAGATGCCCCTGATTATGAACAATATACTCTCTTTTTGCGTCCTGCCCTTGAATATCACGGGGTAAAATGTAATAAAATTGCTCTTTCTATGCACGGTAAAATTTCCACCACTTTGCAATTAGACTGGTTTGGTTCAACAGAGGTTAATATTCCTCTGGATTTAGAAGAAAAAATGCAGTTTAAAACCGCAGATATTCGCTATGGAATTAGTAAAAGTTATATTAAAGAATGGCTAGATTTAGTCAATTTAGAAACGAACTATTTTAACCCTTTACACTTTATTGATTTACCTCAATCTCAAAAGTTACAAAATCATCATCAAAAACCTAATTTATACTTTATTGGTAGAACTGAAAAAAGAAAAGGTGCAGATATTTTTATTGATTTAGTTTGGTGGTTATCTCCTAATAATTATCATCATGCTAGTATTATTGGCCCTCATAGTTATAGTGAATTTGGCGATTCTTCCGAGTCTTTACTTCGATCGATGATAGACAAAAGATTAATTAATATTAATATTGAAAAGCCTAAAAATCGTCAAGAATTAACCCAAATTTTTGCTCAACCTGCCATTACTTTTTTACCTTCTCGTTATGATACTCTCAATTTATTAGCTCTTGAATCTTTATTCTCAGGATGCCCTACAGCTATCGGTAGTGGTGCTGGAGTTTGTCAGTTTTTAGAAGAAAATTTTCCTCAATTACCTTGGATTAAAATTGATGTCAATAACACCTATAATTGTCTGCCTAAATTAACAGAAGTTTTAGAAAATTATTCTGATTATAGAGAGAAACTTCATCAGGCTTTATTAACTATAAATATTAACACAAATGATCCTAATTTAAGTCAGATTTATCAAACAGAAAGTAATAAAGATCAAGATGTATCCACAGAATTAAAACAGTGGTATTCTCAATTAATTTCTTATTGGCGATCGAGATCAGAAAATAAAAATTATCTTAAAACTATTCCTAGTAAAATTATCAATCAAGTAATTAAACCACCTTTTAAAAAAATCAAGGGGAAATTAACTCGATATGCGGAAGATACTCGCTCATCACAACTGATAAAATCTCCATTTATTGCCTCTCAATATCACAAAGTATTTACCCTAAGTGAACAAACAGAATTAGAGATAGAAAAAAAACTCCATCAAGTATGGAATTTAGCAGAAACTTTTGAACCAGAAGCAAAAGGTATTAAAGGTAAAATACAGAGTGCTTTTCGTATTGACAGAGTAAGAGTTTGGCGAGAAATTGCTCGTTTAGAAAGAATGCGCAATAATGATTTAGTTGCCGCAACTTATTATTTAAGAAGCATGAGAGCATTAGGCAGTGATAAATTTAATGAACTTCCCTATGTAATCAAAACTTTAGAAGAAAAAGGCTTTAAACCAGAAGCAAAAACTGCGGAAGCGATGTTTAAAGATATTCATCAACAAACAGAAAAATGTCTCAATATTTTAAATGAAACTTATCAAAATAACCTCAAATATTATCCAGAAGAATATGAATTTTTAGACGAAAGACGAGACAATGACAATTATCTAGTATCAGTGATAGTTTCTCTTTATAATGCTTCTGATAAACTGCCATTATTTTTGCAGGTTTTAGCAGAACAAACTTTAATAAAAAAAGGACAAGTAGAAATAATTTTAGTCGATAGTGGTTCGCCCGATCGAGAATATCAAGTTTTTCAACAATTACAATCAGAATTGAATTTACCCATTGTCTATTTACGCTCTCATAATCGAGAAACTATCCAAAAAGCATGGAATCGTGGGATTTTACTGGCTCGATCGAGGTATATCACCTTTTTAGGAGTGGATGAGACAATTTTACCTGAATGTCTCGAAGTCTTAGCCCATGAACTAGATGAAAATTCCGACATTGATTGGGTAATAAGTCATAGTTTAGTGACCAATGTGGATTTACAAGGCAATCATGTTAATGATATTATGCTTTATAATAGGGCTAATTATGACCAAAATTTAGTATATCTCGACACTTGCTATCTTTCTCTGGTAGGTGGACTATATCGTAAAAACATTCATGAAAGATTTGGATATTATGACTCTAGCTATCGTGGTGCAGGAGATACAGAGTTTAAAAACCGAGTCTTGCCCCATATTAAAACCAAAATGGTTAACAGAGTTTTAGGACTATTTTGGAATTATCCAGACGCGCGTACAACTCAAAGCCCTATGGCAGAAGTAGAGGATATTCGAGCATGGTATTTGCATCGAACTTTAGGAGGAATAAAATACGCTTTTAGTAATAAAAATCCAGAAGAAGTAGAGCAATTTTTATATAAAACTTTAGCTTATCGAAAATCATATTGTAACCATATCAGTAGTGATTTAGAATATAGTTATAACTTAGCTCGATTTCTAAAAGAAATAAAACCTTCATTATCTCTATTACAGTTAAAACCAAGTATTGATGAATTGTTTTTAGCCTATCAACAACTAGATTGGATAGAAGACTTAACTACTTTTTCTACTGGTAAAGTGTTATGGCAAACTCAAAAATTAGGAGAAAAAATTACTAATTTACACTGTCAAATAGCGTCAAAATTAGGCAGTATTAATTTTAATCCTAACTATGATATTTTCCATGATAACCGTCATGAACAACACGCTAATTTGTGGAAAACTGAATAA
- a CDS encoding manganese efflux pump MntP family protein, producing the protein MNLITILLTSVGLAMDAFAVSIGGGISLKKITSKDAVIIASFFGGFQFLMPLLGWFSALFFRDFIISFDHWIAFGLLGLIGGKMIYESFQDEEEEEGTDFRNLSVLLTLALATSIDALAVGLTFSVIKTPIIEASVIIGIITFLICLFGVYVGNKFGHIFEKQAEIIGGIILIGIGIKILIEHLIFL; encoded by the coding sequence ATGAATTTAATTACAATTTTGCTGACTTCTGTAGGTTTAGCTATGGATGCTTTTGCCGTTTCTATTGGTGGTGGTATTAGTTTAAAAAAAATAACCTCTAAAGATGCTGTAATCATTGCTAGTTTTTTTGGTGGATTTCAGTTTTTAATGCCATTATTAGGATGGTTTTCAGCTTTATTTTTTCGAGATTTTATTATTAGTTTTGATCACTGGATAGCCTTTGGTTTATTAGGTTTAATTGGTGGCAAAATGATCTATGAATCTTTTCAAGATGAAGAGGAAGAAGAGGGAACAGATTTCAGAAATTTATCTGTTTTATTAACCTTAGCTTTAGCTACTAGCATCGATGCTTTAGCCGTAGGTTTAACTTTTTCCGTTATTAAAACCCCAATTATAGAAGCTAGTGTAATTATTGGTATTATTACTTTTTTAATTTGTTTATTTGGTGTTTATGTAGGTAATAAATTTGGTCATATTTTTGAAAAACAAGCAGAGATAATAGGGGGAATCATTTTAATTGGCATTGGTATTAAAATTTTAATAGAACATCTAATATTTTTATAG
- a CDS encoding photosystem II S4 domain protein, giving the protein MLPRDELLKRVENREEIAKIIDKAEKAIKTWELVVTDFLSPPVLAEIHQIFDCLTEVKIIPWGGYPQAERQRVGIHREEVFADNTQISLVALDIAGNFLFDTATHRDFLGAILGTGIIREKIGDIIVLGERGAQVIVVEEIANFLEINLVQVRSVPVKTNRIELSELKIRPPKIKEMTTVEASLRLDAVASFGFGLSRGKMSEAISNGDVRVNWKDITQPSYNVKNGDLVSFRGKGRLEIGEIEVTKKERYRINLTRFV; this is encoded by the coding sequence ATGTTACCCAGAGACGAATTACTCAAAAGAGTCGAAAATAGAGAAGAAATCGCTAAAATTATCGATAAAGCAGAAAAAGCGATCAAAACATGGGAGTTAGTTGTTACAGACTTTCTCTCTCCCCCCGTATTAGCTGAAATTCATCAAATTTTCGACTGTCTCACCGAAGTCAAAATTATTCCTTGGGGGGGCTATCCTCAAGCAGAAAGACAAAGAGTTGGGATTCATCGAGAAGAAGTCTTTGCCGATAATACTCAAATTTCTCTTGTGGCTTTAGACATCGCAGGAAATTTTCTCTTTGATACTGCTACTCATCGAGACTTTTTGGGTGCAATTTTAGGAACAGGTATTATTAGAGAAAAAATTGGTGATATTATCGTTTTGGGAGAAAGAGGTGCGCAAGTAATTGTTGTTGAAGAAATAGCTAATTTTCTGGAAATAAATTTAGTACAAGTGCGTTCAGTTCCTGTAAAAACTAACCGAATTGAATTATCAGAATTAAAAATTCGCCCTCCAAAAATCAAAGAAATGACAACGGTAGAAGCATCTTTAAGATTAGATGCAGTAGCTTCTTTTGGCTTTGGTTTATCCCGTGGCAAAATGTCAGAAGCCATTAGTAATGGCGATGTTAGAGTTAATTGGAAAGACATCACCCAACCTAGTTATAATGTCAAAAATGGTGATTTAGTATCTTTTAGAGGTAAAGGTAGATTAGAAATTGGAGAAATTGAAGTTACTAAAAAAGAACGTTATCGTATTAACTTGACAAGATTTGTATAA
- a CDS encoding IS5 family transposase: MKQKYHLRNWSEYDRGLKQRGSLTFWLSEEVLSNWILTEKSGTRGADNYFSDQAILTFVMVKSLFSLAGRQTEGFLESLFVLMGIDLPVPDHTTVSRRAKNLDVVLPVNKRDEPRHVVVDSTGVKVYGEGEWKTRQHGVSKRRTWRKLHLAVDEKTGKILVAEVTTNNCHDGDVLESLLEAVEGEIEQVSGDGAYDRAAPELRSDQRKCYRAIAKRGAMATILPQNNAQKWSDIDGDRNRNIEKIEEIGRKEWKEESGYNRRSISETTMFRLKTIFGGKLSSRDFDNQAVELFVKCLLLNKMIQIAKPDSYIV, translated from the coding sequence ATGAAACAAAAATACCATCTAAGAAATTGGTCAGAATATGATCGAGGACTAAAACAAAGAGGAAGTCTGACATTTTGGCTTTCTGAAGAAGTCTTATCTAACTGGATTTTAACAGAAAAATCAGGAACTAGAGGAGCTGATAATTATTTCTCAGATCAAGCAATATTAACTTTTGTGATGGTGAAGTCTTTATTTAGTTTAGCGGGAAGACAAACGGAAGGTTTTTTAGAATCATTATTTGTTCTCATGGGGATTGATTTGCCAGTGCCAGACCATACTACGGTGTCTCGTAGAGCGAAAAATCTCGATGTAGTTCTACCAGTGAACAAAAGGGATGAACCTCGTCATGTGGTAGTAGATTCCACAGGGGTAAAAGTTTATGGTGAAGGTGAATGGAAAACCAGACAACACGGTGTAAGTAAAAGAAGAACATGGCGTAAATTACATTTAGCCGTAGATGAAAAAACAGGTAAAATTTTAGTAGCAGAAGTAACGACAAATAATTGCCATGACGGCGATGTACTAGAAAGTTTATTAGAAGCGGTAGAAGGTGAGATTGAGCAAGTTTCAGGGGATGGGGCTTATGATCGCGCAGCGCCAGAGCTTCGCTCTGATCAAAGAAAATGTTATCGGGCGATCGCCAAGAGAGGGGCAATGGCGACAATTCTACCACAAAACAATGCTCAAAAGTGGTCAGACATAGATGGAGACAGGAATAGAAATATCGAAAAAATTGAGGAAATAGGTAGAAAAGAATGGAAGGAAGAAAGTGGTTATAATCGACGTTCAATCAGTGAAACTACAATGTTTAGGCTAAAGACAATCTTTGGAGGAAAACTAAGTAGCAGAGATTTTGACAATCAGGCTGTGGAATTGTTTGTGAAATGTCTGTTGTTGAATAAAATGATCCAAATTGCCAAACCAGATAGCTATATAGTTTAA
- a CDS encoding type II toxin-antitoxin system HicA family toxin — MSVKRRDLIQYLESHGFYLLREGGNHSIYTNDEITIPVKRHNIFDRITANQICKQAGLDKRF, encoded by the coding sequence ATGTCGGTAAAAAGAAGAGATTTGATTCAATATCTGGAGAGTCATGGTTTTTATTTGTTAAGAGAAGGGGGGAATCACTCTATTTACACCAATGATGAAATTACTATTCCCGTCAAAAGACATAACATCTTCGATCGAATTACAGCTAATCAAATTTGCAAACAAGCAGGATTAGATAAAAGATTTTAA
- a CDS encoding type II toxin-antitoxin system HicB family antitoxin: MKYKYTAKYTKIPSGYMGQIIEWQEVITEGKNLAECRFMLEDALKEMILAYQQLEKPIPLNENDIIESLSIEVA; this comes from the coding sequence ATGAAATATAAATACACGGCTAAATATACAAAAATTCCATCAGGATATATGGGACAAATTATAGAATGGCAAGAAGTCATTACCGAAGGAAAAAATCTAGCAGAGTGTCGTTTTATGTTAGAAGATGCTTTAAAGGAAATGATTTTAGCCTATCAACAGTTGGAAAAACCTATTCCCTTAAATGAGAATGACATTATCGAAAGTTTATCCATTGAGGTTGCTTAA
- the hisF gene encoding imidazole glycerol phosphate synthase subunit HisF — MLAKRILPCLDVNAGRVVKGVNFVDLKDAGDPVELAKVYNDAGADELVFLDITATHEARNTIIDVVYRTAEQVFIPLTVGGGIQTLDHVKNLLRAGADKISINSTAVKNPDFINQSSDRFGSQCIVVAIDARRRNDPHNQGWDVYVRGGRENTGKDAILWAEEVAKRGAGELLVTSMDADGTQAGYDLELTRTIAEKVEIPVIASGGAGNTHHIYEALTQGKAEAALLASLLHYGQLTVSEIKSYLFDRHITVRR; from the coding sequence ATGTTAGCAAAAAGAATTTTACCCTGCTTAGATGTTAATGCTGGTAGAGTCGTTAAGGGTGTGAATTTTGTTGATTTAAAAGACGCAGGTGATCCCGTTGAACTGGCAAAAGTTTATAATGATGCAGGTGCTGATGAATTAGTCTTTTTAGACATCACCGCTACCCATGAAGCTAGAAATACAATTATTGATGTAGTTTATCGCACTGCTGAACAAGTCTTTATACCTTTGACGGTGGGAGGCGGTATTCAAACTCTTGATCATGTTAAAAATTTGTTACGGGCAGGAGCTGATAAGATTAGTATAAACTCCACTGCGGTGAAAAATCCTGATTTCATCAATCAATCTAGCGATCGATTCGGTTCTCAGTGTATAGTAGTAGCGATCGATGCTAGAAGAAGAAATGATCCTCATAATCAGGGTTGGGATGTCTATGTGAGAGGGGGGAGAGAAAATACAGGTAAAGATGCGATTCTATGGGCGGAGGAAGTAGCTAAAAGAGGTGCGGGAGAATTATTAGTTACCAGTATGGATGCAGACGGGACTCAGGCAGGATATGATTTAGAGCTAACTCGTACCATCGCCGAAAAAGTAGAAATCCCCGTAATTGCTTCTGGAGGTGCTGGAAATACTCATCATATTTATGAAGCCTTAACCCAAGGAAAAGCAGAAGCCGCCTTATTAGCATCTTTATTACATTATGGACAGTTAACCGTCAGTGAGATTAAGAGTTATTTATTCGATCGTCATATCACTGTAAGACGATAA
- the cbiD gene encoding cobalt-precorrin-5B (C(1))-methyltransferase CbiD, producing MINSGYTLPVFATASAVSALQYLQGNYQNDQVEIDLIKPSKIVSIKIEQIAKISDNQALAITRSDPGDNLDLTRNTPIWSIVTLTPNNETKLIIEGGEGIGKIINLEKKSAIYSYAQKLLEKNLLDNIKITAIVEVKIILPEGKKLAQRTSNSAFGVIEGLSLLGTTGISQPLTSKEQLELYQKELVEKAKKFDNLVFCIGENGLDLAVKIGFNSEQLVKTANWLGSMLVTASIAKLKSIILLGYHGKLVKLAGNIFHTHHHLADGRLEILTAICAYLELPNNIIKKIFIAQTTESALQILRDFDKENNSNFTDQIYQFIANRIEDNAQNYIKKHSDHFIKVGTILFDRNRNIIATGNNGKLITKI from the coding sequence ATGATCAATTCTGGTTATACTTTACCTGTTTTTGCTACCGCTTCGGCAGTGTCTGCTTTACAATATTTACAAGGCAACTATCAGAATGATCAAGTAGAAATTGACTTAATTAAACCATCAAAAATTGTCAGTATTAAAATTGAACAAATAGCTAAAATAAGTGATAATCAAGCCTTAGCTATTACTAGATCTGATCCGGGTGATAATTTAGATTTAACTCGTAATACTCCTATTTGGTCGATCGTAACTTTAACCCCAAATAATGAAACTAAATTAATAATTGAAGGTGGAGAAGGAATTGGTAAAATTATTAATTTAGAAAAAAAATCAGCTATTTATTCTTATGCTCAAAAACTATTAGAAAAAAATTTACTAGATAATATAAAAATTACTGCAATTGTTGAAGTAAAAATCATTTTACCTGAAGGAAAAAAACTTGCTCAAAGAACTTCTAACTCAGCTTTTGGTGTAATTGAGGGTTTATCCTTGTTAGGTACAACGGGTATTTCTCAACCTTTAACTAGCAAAGAACAATTAGAATTATATCAAAAAGAATTAGTAGAAAAAGCAAAAAAGTTTGACAATTTAGTGTTTTGTATCGGTGAAAATGGCTTAGATTTAGCAGTGAAAATCGGTTTTAATTCTGAGCAATTAGTAAAAACAGCTAACTGGTTAGGTTCGATGCTTGTTACTGCTTCGATCGCAAAACTTAAGTCTATTATATTATTAGGTTATCATGGAAAATTAGTTAAATTAGCAGGAAATATTTTTCATACTCATCACCATTTAGCCGATGGAAGGTTAGAAATTTTAACAGCAATTTGTGCTTACTTAGAGTTACCAAATAATATTATAAAAAAAATATTTATAGCACAAACCACAGAATCAGCTTTACAAATTTTGAGAGACTTTGACAAAGAAAACAATAGTAATTTTACCGATCAAATTTATCAATTTATTGCCAATAGAATTGAAGATAATGCTCAGAATTATATTAAAAAACATTCTGATCATTTTATCAAAGTTGGTACTATTTTATTCGATCGAAATCGCAATATAATTGCGACAGGAAATAATGGAAAATTGATAACAAAAATTTGA
- a CDS encoding TrkA family potassium uptake protein, with protein sequence MLDTFLVCGLGSLGQNCVIALKKFGVKIVVIEKNPPPDDEIRNLLPLIDLLLTGDCSDRDILLQSNIEECRAALIVTTSESVNVATAIAIRQLNQKTRLVMRSNKENLNHLLSNQLSNFIAYEPTELPANAYALSALGKEVLGFFTLDEQKIRISRVKITPSHPWCNYDSLHELNTRSRRILSHYQPSKSFSSTFNQWNPYTKILPQDTIICVETEDHFRLTHDNFNQIINRQSLWLTLRYNFENIKPKLIKFWKLNRKEKIKGVGIFASIIVFILLIIGTFLFKHYAENATYISSFYVTAILLLGGYADLFGSIEPVQEIPQWLQLFSLTLTLTGTAFVGVLYALLTETLLSSKFQFVTKRLPIPTENHIIIIGFGRIGQKIAYQLKELKQSLLAITFSKNIDPSLESNFPLIIGNLEDSLKLANLDKAKSVVIVTDDDITNLEVALMTQNFNPHLNVVIRTNGDSFTDNLTKLLPTAHVFSAYQVAAEAFVGAAFGENILQLYRFEQKTILLTEYEIEEGDTLNNLLLGEVAYGYGVIPVFYSGNGSFTPTLMPSGT encoded by the coding sequence ATGTTAGATACCTTTCTTGTTTGTGGATTAGGAAGTTTAGGACAAAATTGTGTTATCGCCCTTAAAAAATTTGGGGTGAAAATTGTGGTTATCGAAAAAAATCCTCCCCCAGATGATGAAATTAGAAATTTATTACCTCTTATTGACTTACTTTTGACGGGAGATTGTAGCGATCGAGATATATTACTACAAAGTAATATTGAAGAGTGTCGCGCCGCCTTGATAGTAACCACATCAGAAAGTGTCAATGTTGCCACAGCTATTGCCATTAGACAATTAAACCAGAAAACAAGACTGGTAATGCGATCGAACAAAGAAAATTTGAATCATTTATTAAGTAATCAATTAAGTAACTTTATAGCCTACGAACCCACAGAATTACCGGCGAATGCTTATGCTTTATCCGCATTAGGAAAAGAAGTTTTAGGATTTTTTACCCTAGATGAGCAAAAAATAAGAATTAGTCGAGTTAAAATTACTCCTTCTCATCCTTGGTGCAATTATGATTCTCTCCATGAATTAAATACTCGTAGTCGTCGTATTCTTAGTCATTATCAACCGTCAAAATCTTTTTCATCTACGTTTAATCAATGGAATCCCTACACTAAAATTCTGCCTCAAGATACAATTATTTGTGTAGAAACAGAAGATCATTTTCGATTAACTCATGATAATTTTAATCAAATAATTAATCGTCAATCTTTATGGCTAACACTTAGATATAATTTTGAAAATATAAAACCTAAATTAATTAAATTCTGGAAATTAAATAGAAAAGAAAAAATTAAAGGAGTAGGAATTTTTGCTTCGATAATTGTTTTCATTCTCTTAATTATCGGAACATTTTTATTCAAACATTATGCAGAAAATGCTACTTATATATCTTCTTTTTATGTAACGGCTATACTTTTATTAGGAGGATATGCAGACTTATTTGGTAGTATTGAACCGGTACAAGAAATACCTCAATGGTTACAATTATTTAGCTTAACTTTAACTTTAACTGGTACCGCTTTTGTGGGAGTTTTATATGCTTTATTAACAGAAACTTTATTATCTTCTAAATTTCAATTCGTGACTAAACGTCTTCCTATTCCCACAGAAAATCACATCATTATTATTGGATTTGGTAGAATTGGACAAAAAATAGCTTATCAATTAAAAGAGTTAAAACAATCTTTATTAGCTATTACTTTTAGTAAAAATATTGATCCTTCTCTTGAGTCTAATTTTCCCTTAATTATTGGTAATTTAGAAGATAGTTTAAAATTAGCCAATTTAGATAAAGCAAAAAGCGTGGTTATTGTAACCGATGATGATATTACTAATTTAGAGGTGGCTTTGATGACTCAAAATTTTAACCCCCATCTGAATGTAGTTATTCGCACCAATGGAGATAGTTTCACTGACAATTTAACTAAACTACTTCCTACCGCCCATGTTTTTAGTGCTTATCAAGTAGCGGCAGAAGCCTTTGTGGGGGCGGCTTTTGGAGAAAACATCTTGCAATTATACCGTTTTGAGCAGAAAACTATCTTACTCACAGAATATGAAATTGAGGAAGGGGATACTTTAAATAATTTATTGTTAGGTGAAGTTGCCTATGGATATGGGGTTATTCCCGTTTTTTACTCTGGCAATGGCAGTTTCACTCCGACTTTAATGCCTAGCGGTACTTAG